The following proteins come from a genomic window of Nicotiana tomentosiformis chromosome 12, ASM39032v3, whole genome shotgun sequence:
- the LOC104121398 gene encoding flowering-promoting factor 1-like protein 3 yields MSGVWVFKNGVLRLVENPGDHFQGSRKVLVHVPTNEVITSYAILETKLYNLGWERYYDDPELLQYHKRSTTHLITLPKDFNKFKTMHMYDIVVKNRNEFEVRDM; encoded by the coding sequence ATGTCTGGTGTTTGGGTATTCAAAAATGGAGTACTCAGACTAGTAGAAAATCCAGGAGATCATTTCCAAGGTTCTAGGAAAGTGTTGGTTCATGTTCCTACAAATGAAGTTATTACATCCTATGCAATTCTTGAAACTAAACTATATAATCTTGGTTGGGAAAGGTACTATGATGATCCAGAATTACTTCAATACCATAAGAGATCTACAACTCATCTTATTACTCTACCAAAAGATTTCAACAAGTTTAAAACCATGCATATGTATGATATTGTTGTCAAGAATCGCAATGAGTTTGAAGTTAGAGACATGTGA